In Acaryochloris marina S15, a single genomic region encodes these proteins:
- a CDS encoding M23 family metallopeptidase → MAKFNFRHLFAIIPWTLGSVAGGHLMAHAQSAPSRLCPASVLSRLVRHSVKSGETLASIAQQYGLSTATLKGMNPKLRQGRARAGMNLVVPPYNGILVAIPAGQTLQAVAKAYRISPEVLFEVNGCQTSPKVAFVPGITWSPRVNSRPTGIAPLQSVGNTFQSPRSVTGRDRYPLPQPASVLGTYGWRVNPETRKMQFYSGVDLQATSGTPVYAVSSGTVVFAGERGASGQEVFIRHTQGRQTRYGRLENLQVKVGQHIQPGHLLGEVASAPQTALRFEVRYRSSLGWVAHDPQPYLQSLQK, encoded by the coding sequence ATGGCCAAATTCAACTTTCGCCATCTGTTTGCAATCATACCTTGGACCTTAGGCAGCGTGGCGGGCGGTCACCTGATGGCCCATGCCCAGTCGGCCCCCTCCCGACTATGTCCTGCGTCTGTCCTGTCTCGGTTAGTGCGACATTCAGTAAAGTCGGGCGAAACCTTGGCCAGCATCGCCCAGCAATATGGCCTGTCCACTGCAACCCTCAAGGGCATGAATCCTAAACTAAGGCAAGGACGAGCCAGGGCAGGCATGAACTTAGTGGTGCCGCCCTATAACGGCATTTTGGTCGCTATTCCGGCTGGCCAAACCTTGCAAGCCGTAGCGAAAGCCTACCGCATCAGCCCAGAGGTCTTGTTTGAAGTGAATGGTTGTCAGACCTCACCTAAGGTCGCGTTTGTGCCGGGTATCACCTGGTCTCCAAGGGTGAACTCCCGCCCCACAGGGATTGCCCCGCTCCAGTCTGTGGGCAACACCTTCCAATCTCCTCGATCGGTAACGGGACGAGATCGCTATCCGTTACCACAGCCTGCGTCTGTTTTAGGGACTTATGGCTGGCGTGTCAATCCAGAGACCCGCAAAATGCAGTTCTACAGCGGCGTCGATTTGCAAGCAACGTCTGGTACCCCTGTATATGCCGTCAGCTCAGGTACAGTTGTTTTTGCCGGGGAACGAGGGGCCTCTGGCCAAGAGGTGTTTATTCGCCATACCCAAGGTCGACAAACACGCTATGGTCGGCTCGAGAACTTGCAGGTCAAGGTGGGGCAACATATACAGCCAGGCCATCTGCTAGGTGAAGTGGCTTCTGCGCCCCAAACGGCTCTCCGGTTCGAAGTACGTTACCGTTCTAGCCTGGGCTGGGTGGCCCATGACCCCCAACCTTATTTGCAATCCCTCCAAAAGTGA
- the cysS gene encoding cysteine--tRNA ligase gives MPLQIYNTLSRTKEPFTTLESGKVQFYCCGVTVYDYCHLGHARSYIVWDIVRRYLQWRGYDVTYVQNYTDIDDKILKRAAQTDQDWQVVTQTFIQAYEEDMARLNILAADAYPKATESIPAIVDLIQELETKGVAYAAQGDVYFAVEKFPGYGQLSGRLLDQMEAGASGRVEQPKQAEQKKRHPLDFALWKAVKPGEPSWDSPWGPGRPGWHIECSAMVNQCLGTEIDIHAGGSDLVFPHHENEIAQSEAALTSRLARYWMHNGFVNVGGEKMSKSLGNFTTIRQLLDTPLPILSGQTLNPMALRLFVLQAQYRKPIDFTDDAIAAAQQSWQTLKEGLLFGYDYGAQLQWSDYNDPDFGNPANMRMPDPSVAVQRFQLAMDDDFNSPSGLVVLFELAKDLRKAGNILSHQGETSTTSDQLREQWQTLVCLSQVLGLEAQPDSDADPSGLEGGLSEQAIEALIEERKAARLAKNYAESDRIRDQLKAEGITLIDQAGGVTRWLRE, from the coding sequence ATGCCCCTGCAAATTTACAACACCCTGAGTCGAACCAAAGAGCCATTTACAACCCTCGAATCTGGCAAAGTGCAATTCTATTGCTGTGGTGTGACAGTCTATGACTATTGCCATTTGGGCCATGCTCGGTCTTACATTGTCTGGGATATTGTTCGGCGCTATCTACAGTGGCGGGGATATGACGTTACCTATGTCCAGAACTACACCGATATTGACGACAAAATTCTCAAGCGGGCGGCGCAAACAGATCAAGATTGGCAGGTTGTCACCCAAACTTTTATTCAAGCTTATGAAGAGGATATGGCTCGCCTCAATATCTTGGCAGCAGATGCTTATCCCAAGGCCACTGAATCGATACCGGCGATCGTTGACCTGATCCAAGAACTCGAAACCAAGGGGGTGGCTTATGCTGCTCAAGGAGATGTCTATTTTGCTGTCGAAAAGTTTCCAGGTTATGGCCAACTCTCTGGACGACTGCTAGATCAGATGGAAGCGGGGGCCAGCGGACGAGTTGAACAACCCAAGCAAGCTGAACAAAAGAAACGTCATCCCCTTGATTTCGCTCTGTGGAAAGCGGTTAAGCCTGGAGAGCCTAGTTGGGATTCTCCCTGGGGACCGGGGCGTCCAGGATGGCATATTGAATGCTCGGCCATGGTGAATCAATGCTTAGGCACTGAAATTGACATTCATGCCGGTGGCTCAGATTTGGTCTTCCCCCACCATGAGAATGAGATTGCCCAATCGGAAGCAGCCCTGACGTCCCGACTGGCCCGCTACTGGATGCATAACGGGTTTGTGAATGTCGGGGGGGAAAAGATGTCTAAGTCCCTGGGGAACTTCACGACCATTCGTCAGCTCTTGGACACCCCCTTGCCTATTTTGTCGGGGCAAACCCTCAATCCGATGGCTTTGAGACTGTTTGTCTTGCAGGCCCAGTATCGCAAACCGATAGATTTTACGGATGATGCGATCGCAGCCGCGCAGCAAAGTTGGCAAACTCTAAAAGAAGGACTGCTCTTTGGCTATGACTATGGAGCTCAGTTGCAGTGGTCAGACTATAACGATCCAGATTTTGGCAATCCCGCTAATATGCGGATGCCAGATCCCAGCGTTGCAGTACAGCGGTTTCAATTAGCCATGGATGACGACTTTAATTCACCGAGTGGATTAGTCGTCTTATTCGAACTCGCCAAGGATTTGCGCAAAGCCGGCAATATTCTCAGCCATCAAGGAGAAACGTCTACCACGAGTGATCAGCTCAGGGAGCAGTGGCAAACCTTAGTCTGTTTATCCCAGGTATTAGGGCTAGAGGCTCAGCCTGACTCAGATGCAGACCCTTCAGGCCTTGAGGGTGGCCTTAGTGAGCAAGCCATCGAAGCCTTGATTGAGGAACGAAAAGCGGCTCGCCTAGCCAAGAATTATGCAGAAAGCGATCGTATTCGGGATCAGCTTAAAGCAGAGGGCATTACCTTGATCGATCAGGCCGGCGGGGTCACTCGGTGGCTGCGGGAATAG
- the nth gene encoding endonuclease III, with protein MPRNSAKKIKALELLDRLKQLYPDATCSLTYETPVQLLVATILSAQCTDERVNQVTPALFDAYPDAPAFAEADREALEALIRSTGFYRNKAKHIQGACQKIVRDFDGQVPNQMDLLLTLPGVARKTANVVLAHGYGINMGVTVDTHVKRLSNRLGLTRHQDPVKIEQDLMKLLPQEDWENWSIRLIYHGRAVCNARKPTCDRCSFTDLCPSAGKVTPARSSKK; from the coding sequence ATGCCTCGCAATTCTGCTAAAAAAATAAAGGCATTAGAATTACTCGATCGCCTCAAACAACTCTATCCGGATGCCACCTGTAGTTTGACCTATGAAACACCGGTTCAACTACTGGTAGCTACGATTCTGTCGGCTCAGTGTACGGATGAGCGGGTGAATCAGGTTACCCCAGCACTCTTTGATGCCTACCCAGATGCCCCTGCCTTCGCCGAAGCGGATCGGGAAGCATTAGAAGCGCTGATTCGCTCAACGGGGTTTTACCGCAACAAAGCCAAGCATATCCAAGGGGCTTGCCAGAAGATTGTCAGGGATTTTGATGGCCAAGTGCCGAATCAAATGGATCTATTGCTGACCCTGCCAGGGGTTGCCCGTAAAACTGCTAATGTCGTCTTAGCCCATGGTTATGGCATCAATATGGGGGTAACCGTAGATACCCATGTCAAGCGCTTAAGCAATCGCTTGGGGCTGACCCGCCATCAAGATCCCGTCAAAATTGAGCAGGATTTGATGAAGCTTTTACCTCAAGAAGACTGGGAAAACTGGTCGATTCGTCTGATTTATCATGGTCGGGCCGTTTGTAATGCGCGGAAACCCACTTGCGATCGCTGTTCCTTTACCGATCTCTGTCCGTCTGCAGGTAAGGTCACCCCAGCCCGTTCCTCCAAAAAGTAA
- the rpsN gene encoding 30S ribosomal protein S14, with the protein MAKKGMVEREKKRQKLVAKYAHKRQALLEQISQAASQQERMDLHRQLQRLPRNSAPTRLRNRCWVTGRSRGYYRDFGLSRHVLREMAHEGLLPGVTKSSW; encoded by the coding sequence ATGGCTAAAAAAGGCATGGTTGAGCGAGAGAAAAAGCGACAAAAGCTAGTCGCTAAATACGCTCACAAGCGCCAAGCGCTACTCGAACAAATTTCTCAAGCTGCCTCTCAGCAAGAGCGGATGGATTTGCACCGTCAGCTTCAACGTCTACCTCGGAATAGCGCGCCAACCCGCTTGCGCAATCGTTGCTGGGTAACTGGACGCTCTCGGGGCTACTATCGAGATTTCGGCTTATCTCGACATGTATTGCGAGAAATGGCCCACGAAGGTTTATTGCCAGGCGTTACCAAGTCCAGCTGGTAA
- a CDS encoding sensor histidine kinase KdpD: MDWWSEPQSNQGETEWHAAIGTLLSMLLATQEKNISQSSTHQTIPARMRGLILTGPTPLLSDLGLFANFHTWALIPTNGTAFQLPPCDRTHSEVPPQSAQTIPLLPADPQLAERFCLVLTASFCWVATLNSTTAQGACFQFSFIPETVQQVLQSVRSRIQLTRPHQLAEFDGLLQQWPVVEPHYRIPLQFSRQLLQNYRQVSTLLPELSPQRSSHLSEMKATEQSDKRQVSPDHKCPEVDLLKALAHEVRTPLATIQTFTQLLLKRSDLPAEVLKRLESIRRECHEQIDRFSLIFRAMELTTAETTPTVQLMSISVQEVLTTNVPRWQKQADRRSLSFELDMPAQLPAIAISDPNMLEQVLTGLIEQLSHRLPIGSQMQLQIALAGDQLKLELRSDQTMTNPGSGADLPMLKAIGDLLMLQPETGNLSLSLPVTKQLFEILGGKLTVRQNQQQGEVLTIFLPLGTDSTAY, translated from the coding sequence TTGGATTGGTGGTCTGAACCTCAATCCAATCAGGGAGAAACTGAATGGCATGCTGCGATTGGCACGCTCTTATCGATGTTGCTGGCGACTCAAGAAAAAAACATCAGCCAATCTAGTACCCATCAGACCATTCCTGCCAGGATGCGAGGCTTGATCCTAACGGGGCCAACTCCCCTTTTGAGTGATTTAGGCTTATTTGCAAATTTCCATACCTGGGCTTTAATTCCAACGAATGGCACTGCATTCCAATTGCCCCCCTGTGATCGAACGCATTCTGAAGTGCCCCCTCAGTCTGCTCAGACTATCCCATTACTCCCTGCAGATCCTCAATTAGCAGAGCGATTTTGCTTAGTGCTGACGGCTTCCTTTTGTTGGGTCGCGACTTTGAATTCTACGACTGCCCAGGGAGCATGCTTCCAATTCTCCTTTATCCCAGAAACAGTACAGCAGGTGCTGCAGAGTGTGCGATCGCGTATCCAACTCACGCGTCCCCATCAATTGGCAGAGTTTGATGGCCTCTTGCAACAATGGCCAGTTGTTGAGCCCCACTATCGAATTCCGCTGCAATTTAGTCGTCAACTGCTGCAAAATTATCGGCAAGTCTCGACGCTCTTGCCTGAACTCTCGCCGCAACGCTCTTCTCACTTATCTGAGATGAAGGCTACCGAACAATCAGATAAGCGTCAGGTGTCTCCGGATCACAAATGCCCAGAAGTCGACTTATTAAAAGCATTAGCCCATGAAGTGCGGACGCCTCTGGCCACCATTCAAACCTTTACACAGCTACTGCTGAAACGCTCTGATTTACCGGCAGAAGTCTTGAAACGATTAGAATCGATCCGGCGGGAATGTCATGAGCAAATTGATCGCTTCAGCTTAATTTTTAGGGCGATGGAGCTTACCACTGCGGAGACAACGCCTACGGTTCAGCTCATGTCTATTTCGGTCCAGGAGGTTTTAACAACGAATGTCCCTCGCTGGCAAAAACAGGCCGATCGGCGCAGTCTCTCTTTTGAGTTGGACATGCCGGCGCAACTGCCTGCGATCGCAATTAGTGATCCCAACATGTTGGAGCAGGTTCTAACAGGCTTAATAGAACAACTCAGTCATCGTTTGCCAATAGGCAGTCAAATGCAGTTGCAAATTGCCTTAGCAGGCGATCAGCTCAAACTAGAGCTGCGCTCTGATCAAACCATGACAAATCCAGGCTCAGGGGCTGATTTGCCCATGCTCAAAGCTATTGGTGATTTATTAATGCTGCAACCCGAAACCGGCAACTTGAGCTTGAGCTTACCCGTCACCAAACAACTCTTCGAAATTTTGGGTGGAAAACTCACCGTCCGTCAAAATCAACAGCAAGGTGAAGTCTTGACAATCTTTTTACCGTTAGGGACGGATAGTACTGCATACTAG
- a CDS encoding class I SAM-dependent methyltransferase — protein sequence MTLKLKPDWAGEDWLSKLVNLLIQTKPIYAVMKRQARQVLIKTAEKNGVPWRQNYQALAASHTQEFFDRTNNPNLVYPDYYQVPFHAYEQGNLCWPAAFEAESATYAMALRVWPQEDLTWELAQERLRSSFHQVLADHGPAQVTDILDVGCSVGISSFALHHYYQSTQAHAVHTTGLDLSPYMLAIAHKRDVNQEINWHHGKAEETGLPDAALDLVTLQFVIHELPREITQQIFAEALRILRPGGCLALVDNDPKSPVIQNLPPALFTLMKSTEPWSDDYYTFDVESALEAAGFKQTVTTASDPRHRTIISTKPKR from the coding sequence ATGACTCTTAAGCTTAAGCCGGACTGGGCCGGAGAAGATTGGCTCTCAAAATTGGTCAATCTCCTGATTCAAACCAAGCCAATTTATGCCGTGATGAAACGGCAAGCCAGACAAGTTCTCATTAAGACTGCCGAGAAAAATGGGGTGCCTTGGCGCCAAAACTACCAAGCTTTAGCAGCCTCACATACCCAAGAGTTCTTTGATCGGACGAACAATCCGAATCTGGTCTATCCCGACTATTATCAAGTCCCTTTTCATGCCTATGAACAAGGTAATTTATGCTGGCCCGCTGCCTTTGAAGCCGAATCAGCAACCTATGCCATGGCGTTACGGGTTTGGCCCCAAGAGGATCTGACTTGGGAGCTGGCCCAAGAACGGTTACGGTCTAGTTTTCACCAAGTACTGGCCGACCATGGTCCCGCCCAAGTGACTGATATTTTAGATGTCGGCTGTTCCGTGGGAATTTCATCTTTTGCCCTCCATCACTACTACCAGTCCACTCAAGCTCATGCGGTACACACCACTGGCCTTGATCTCTCCCCCTATATGCTAGCCATCGCCCACAAGCGAGATGTGAACCAAGAGATCAATTGGCACCATGGCAAAGCCGAAGAGACGGGTCTGCCCGATGCCGCGCTAGATCTAGTGACCCTCCAATTTGTGATTCACGAACTGCCTCGGGAGATTACCCAGCAAATTTTTGCAGAGGCGCTGCGAATTCTGCGACCCGGGGGATGCCTAGCACTCGTAGACAACGACCCCAAATCCCCCGTGATCCAAAATTTACCGCCTGCACTGTTCACGTTGATGAAAAGCACAGAGCCCTGGAGTGATGACTACTACACCTTTGATGTGGAGTCTGCGTTAGAAGCAGCTGGCTTTAAACAGACCGTCACCACGGCAAGCGATCCACGCCACCGCACCATCATTAGCACTAAGCCCAAGAGATAA
- the rseP gene encoding RIP metalloprotease RseP encodes MPPFAGIFIMIGILGLLIAVHELGHFLAARLQGIHVNRFSIGFGPILWKYQGEQTEYALRSIPLGGYVGFPDEDPESSIPLTDPDLMRNRPVLDRAIVISAGVIANMILAYVLLVAEVGIVGVPGGVQYQPGVLIAQVATDVSSAAANAGIQSRDIVLAVDGQTLGQAEAARDSLMKSIQNNEGQPIQLHIKRQDQEIDINIIPERTDEGLARIGVQLAPNGRLVRRPIQHVGELFGTAAQEFQKIVGFMAHTLGELVGNFRESASQVAGPVGIVAIGADMARTDMSSLFQFAAVISVNLAFINILPLPALDGGQLAFLLLEGVRGKPLPNKIQEGVMQVSLFLLLGLGVFMIVLDTAKLMT; translated from the coding sequence ATGCCTCCCTTTGCTGGAATTTTCATCATGATCGGTATTCTAGGGCTGCTGATTGCTGTCCATGAATTGGGTCACTTCCTTGCTGCGAGACTGCAAGGAATCCATGTAAACCGCTTTTCTATTGGCTTTGGTCCGATTTTATGGAAATACCAGGGTGAGCAAACTGAGTATGCCTTGCGGAGTATTCCTCTTGGCGGTTATGTCGGATTCCCGGATGAAGATCCCGAGAGTTCTATCCCCCTGACTGATCCAGACTTGATGCGCAATCGGCCTGTTTTGGATCGGGCCATTGTCATCAGTGCTGGGGTCATTGCCAACATGATTTTGGCCTATGTGTTGCTGGTTGCAGAAGTTGGCATCGTCGGCGTTCCCGGTGGTGTTCAGTACCAACCAGGGGTGTTGATTGCTCAAGTGGCAACGGATGTGAGTTCCGCTGCTGCTAATGCAGGTATCCAATCGAGAGATATCGTCCTTGCGGTTGATGGACAGACCCTAGGCCAAGCAGAGGCCGCTCGGGATTCCCTGATGAAATCCATCCAAAATAATGAGGGCCAGCCCATTCAACTGCATATTAAACGGCAAGATCAAGAGATAGATATCAACATTATTCCTGAACGAACGGACGAGGGCCTAGCTCGCATTGGAGTTCAGCTCGCTCCTAATGGCCGTCTAGTGCGCCGTCCTATCCAACATGTAGGCGAATTATTTGGTACTGCAGCCCAAGAGTTTCAGAAAATAGTGGGCTTTATGGCTCATACCCTCGGCGAACTGGTGGGCAATTTTAGAGAGTCTGCCAGCCAAGTTGCGGGTCCTGTGGGTATTGTTGCCATTGGTGCCGATATGGCTCGTACCGATATGAGCAGCCTATTTCAATTTGCAGCGGTCATCAGCGTTAACTTGGCCTTTATCAATATCCTGCCTCTACCGGCTTTAGATGGGGGGCAATTGGCTTTCTTACTGCTGGAAGGGGTTCGAGGTAAACCGTTACCCAATAAGATTCAAGAAGGCGTTATGCAGGTTAGCCTTTTCCTCTTGCTAGGGCTTGGGGTGTTTATGATTGTGCTGGATACCGCCAAACTGATGACTTAG
- the coaD gene encoding pantetheine-phosphate adenylyltransferase — translation MIAVYPGSFDPITLGHLDIIERGCNLFGSVIVAVARNPNKAPLFSVQQRLQQIQTCTQHLNNLELDTFDTLTVTYTQKRKAQVLLRGLRALSDFEYELQMAHTNHTLSPHIETVFLATSNEYSFLSSSLVKEIAKFGGSVAHLVPENVAIELEECFTKTPPSVSIPPPTAPITPPTD, via the coding sequence ATGATTGCAGTCTATCCTGGCAGTTTTGACCCCATTACTTTAGGGCATCTCGACATTATTGAGCGAGGATGCAACTTGTTTGGATCAGTCATTGTTGCCGTAGCTCGCAATCCCAACAAAGCACCTTTGTTTTCGGTTCAACAACGCCTTCAGCAAATTCAAACCTGTACCCAGCACCTTAACAATTTAGAGCTTGACACATTTGATACACTAACAGTGACTTATACGCAAAAGCGGAAAGCTCAGGTGTTATTGCGGGGTCTGAGAGCGTTATCCGATTTCGAGTATGAGCTGCAAATGGCTCATACCAACCACACCTTATCTCCCCATATCGAAACCGTGTTTCTGGCCACCTCCAACGAATATAGTTTTCTCAGCAGTAGCTTAGTCAAAGAGATTGCTAAGTTTGGTGGATCAGTTGCTCATCTTGTTCCTGAAAACGTTGCCATTGAGTTAGAAGAATGCTTCACCAAGACTCCGCCTTCAGTGTCGATACCACCGCCAACGGCACCGATTACACCACCCACGGACTAG
- a CDS encoding EAL domain-containing protein has product MPARTLVQDTTQLGVNVIPGDITSPTLRETRSHPPQTGQSGSSSPATRVSRAHHLLVIKTGDHQQTVVLEAATYSIGRHPANSIVLNMGTVSRQHALLLRIHEPKTGNHFFRVIDGNIQGRRSRNGLWINGKRRFSHDLKDQEIISFGEDIQATYHLVTGFPDEYELDDLLAINSSESPTPSSSNTQTFFPSDTELRNLGEAALVRLSSFPELMPHPIIETDFSGSITYINPAAVAQFPDILESNQHPLLQGFLAEVKKAQNTYFVREVHVCDRVFEQSIHCMPESQVIRSYLVDITQRKRAEQVLRESEERYAAAARGANDGLWDWHLRSNRVYFSPRWKSMIGYEEDEISDRCEEWLDRLHPSDRDRLKQELSMHLNGETNHFQSEFRLRHKNGEYRWFRSRGMALRDAEQQPYRIAGSQTDITEYHLAREQLVHDALHDALTGLPNRVLFMDRLTQAIKQYQRHPDDQFAILFLDLDRFKIINDSLGHMIGDRLLIEVGNRLQSCLRDQDTVARIGGDEFVILLNTIQNMDQVLQTAERIQQQLKQAFAIEGHEIFTGTSIGIALISPEYQHAEELLRDADTAMYRAKNLGKNRYEIFSSSMRSQVLALSQLENDLRRAIDRQEFQLFYQPIVSLDTHDLVGLEALVRWHHPERGLILPSEFVPMAEEAGLIIPLGWWVLAQACRQMQLWQQHYSLAQDLQLNVNISSRQFSQPNFVNDIHAVLEDTNLPCHRLKLEITEGVLMDHASDVADKLDAIKTLGIKLGIDDFGTGYSSLNYLNAFPVDTLKIDRSFVERMNSEEGFEIVKTIVNLAHNLHMDVVAEGVELEEQAEELTQMKCEYAQGYLFSEPTDTVGMEKFLLNYCN; this is encoded by the coding sequence ATGCCTGCCAGAACGCTTGTGCAAGATACCACTCAGCTCGGCGTGAATGTGATTCCAGGAGATATCACATCACCTACGCTTAGAGAAACTCGAAGTCATCCTCCACAAACCGGACAGTCTGGTTCTAGTTCGCCCGCGACAAGAGTCAGTCGCGCTCATCATCTATTGGTGATCAAAACAGGTGACCATCAGCAAACCGTTGTATTAGAAGCTGCAACCTATTCGATTGGACGCCATCCCGCCAATTCCATTGTGTTGAATATGGGCACCGTCTCCCGCCAACATGCGCTACTGCTACGAATTCATGAACCGAAAACGGGAAATCATTTCTTTCGAGTGATTGATGGCAATATTCAGGGTCGGCGTAGCCGTAATGGTCTATGGATCAATGGGAAGCGCCGATTTTCCCATGATCTCAAGGATCAAGAAATCATCTCTTTCGGGGAGGATATTCAAGCCACTTATCACCTAGTAACGGGTTTTCCAGATGAGTATGAACTAGATGATTTACTCGCGATCAATTCTTCGGAATCTCCTACTCCTTCGTCTTCGAATACTCAGACCTTTTTCCCCTCTGATACAGAATTACGAAATTTAGGAGAAGCTGCTCTCGTTCGCCTCTCGTCGTTCCCTGAGTTAATGCCTCATCCCATCATTGAAACGGATTTTAGTGGCAGCATCACGTATATCAATCCGGCGGCGGTGGCTCAATTCCCCGATATTTTAGAGTCCAACCAGCATCCGCTGTTGCAAGGTTTCTTAGCTGAAGTCAAGAAAGCGCAAAATACCTACTTTGTGCGGGAAGTACATGTTTGCGATCGCGTCTTCGAACAATCCATTCACTGCATGCCGGAAAGTCAGGTCATTCGCAGTTATCTGGTCGATATTACCCAGCGCAAACGGGCCGAGCAAGTCCTGCGGGAAAGCGAAGAACGCTATGCTGCTGCGGCTCGGGGGGCCAATGATGGTCTCTGGGATTGGCACTTGCGATCCAATCGGGTGTATTTTTCGCCCCGCTGGAAATCGATGATTGGCTATGAAGAAGATGAAATTAGCGATCGCTGTGAAGAATGGCTCGATCGGCTTCACCCCAGCGATCGCGATCGTCTGAAGCAAGAATTATCGATGCACCTGAATGGTGAAACCAATCACTTTCAAAGTGAATTTCGCTTGCGTCATAAAAATGGGGAGTATCGCTGGTTTCGCAGCCGGGGGATGGCCTTGCGCGATGCCGAACAACAGCCCTACCGCATTGCTGGTTCCCAGACGGACATCACCGAATATCACTTGGCCCGGGAACAACTGGTCCATGATGCCCTCCATGATGCCTTAACCGGCTTACCCAACCGGGTGTTATTCATGGATCGTCTCACCCAGGCCATTAAGCAATATCAGCGCCATCCTGACGATCAGTTTGCCATCTTGTTTTTGGACTTAGATCGGTTCAAAATCATCAACGATAGTCTGGGTCATATGATTGGCGATCGGCTACTGATCGAAGTCGGTAACCGGCTGCAGTCTTGTCTGAGAGACCAAGATACCGTTGCTCGCATCGGCGGCGATGAATTCGTGATTTTGTTGAACACCATCCAGAATATGGATCAGGTTCTCCAGACGGCTGAACGAATTCAGCAACAGTTAAAGCAGGCTTTTGCCATTGAAGGCCATGAAATTTTTACGGGCACCAGTATTGGGATTGCCCTGATCAGCCCCGAATACCAACATGCGGAAGAGCTGCTGCGAGATGCCGATACCGCCATGTACCGGGCCAAAAACCTAGGTAAAAATAGGTATGAAATCTTTAGTAGCAGCATGCGATCGCAAGTGCTAGCCCTCTCTCAACTTGAGAATGATCTGCGGCGAGCGATTGATCGGCAAGAGTTCCAACTGTTCTATCAGCCGATTGTATCTTTAGACACCCACGACCTGGTGGGGTTAGAAGCCTTGGTGCGTTGGCATCATCCGGAACGCGGCTTGATCTTGCCCTCGGAATTTGTGCCGATGGCGGAAGAAGCAGGTCTGATTATTCCGTTGGGCTGGTGGGTACTGGCCCAAGCCTGCCGTCAAATGCAGCTATGGCAACAGCATTACAGCTTGGCCCAAGATCTACAGCTCAATGTTAATATTTCGAGTCGGCAATTTTCTCAACCCAACTTTGTCAACGATATTCATGCTGTTTTAGAAGACACGAATTTACCGTGCCATCGCCTTAAGCTGGAGATTACCGAAGGGGTACTGATGGATCATGCTTCAGATGTGGCCGATAAGCTAGATGCCATTAAGACATTAGGTATCAAGTTGGGGATTGATGACTTTGGCACTGGCTATTCTTCCTTAAACTATCTGAATGCGTTCCCAGTGGATACCCTCAAAATTGATCGCTCATTTGTGGAGCGCATGAATTCCGAAGAAGGGTTTGAGATTGTTAAAACCATTGTCAACCTTGCCCATAACCTCCATATGGATGTGGTTGCTGAAGGGGTTGAGCTTGAGGAGCAAGCCGAGGAACTCACCCAAATGAAGTGTGAATATGCCCAAGGATATTTATTCTCAGAACCCACGGATACAGTGGGGATGGAGAAATTTCTCCTCAACTATTGCAACTAG